Part of the Coregonus clupeaformis isolate EN_2021a unplaced genomic scaffold, ASM2061545v1 scaf1657, whole genome shotgun sequence genome, ctggtggtccctgcacgcacgacccacgtggagttccaggtctcaggcagcctctggaactgcagatctgcggccaacaaggcagagttcatctcagcctatgctcaccctccagtccctcgacttcttggcgctgacggaaacatggattaccactgaaaacactgctactcctactgctctctcctcgtctgaccatgtgttctcgcatacccgagagcatctggtcagcagtgtggtggcacaggaatcctcatctctcccaagtggacattctctctttttcccctgacccatctgtctatctcctcatttgaattccatgctgtcacagtcactagcccattcaagcttaacatccttgtcatttatcgccctccaggttcccttggagagttcatcaatgagcttgacaagttcctttcctgaggatggctcacccctcacagttctgggtgacttcaacctccctacgtctacctttgactcatttctctctgcctccttctttccattcctctcctcttttgacctcaccctctcactgtccccccctactcacaaggcaggcaatacgcttgacctcatctttactagatgctgttcttctactaatctcactgcaactcccctccatgtctccgaccactactttgtatccttttctctctccctctcctccaacactactcactctgcccctactcagatggtaatgcgccgtcgcaaccttcgctctctctctcccgctactctcctcttccatcttatcatctcttccctctgctcaatccttctccctccaatctcctgattctgcctcctcaaccctcctctcctccctttctgcatcctttgactctctatgtcccctatcctcccggccggctcggtcctcccctcctgctccgtggcttgacgactcattgcgagctcacagaacagggctacaggcagccgagcggaaatggaggaaaactagactccctgcggacctggcatcttttcactccctcctctctacattttcttcatctgtttctgctgctaaagccactttctaccactctaaattccaagcatctacctctaaccctaggaagctctttgccaccttctcctccctgctgaatcctcctccccccctcctccctctctgtggatgacttcgtcaaccattttgaaaagaaggttgacgacatccgatcctcgtttgttaagtcaaatgacactgctggtcctgctcacactgccctaccctatgctttgacttctttctcccctctctctccagatgaaatcttgcgacttgtgacggccggccgcccaacaacctgcccgcttgaccctatcccctcctctcttctccagaccatctccggtgaccttctcccttacctcacctcgctcatcaactcatccatgaccgctggctatgtcccttccgtcttcaagagagcgaaagttgcaccccttctcaaaaaaccaacactcaatccctctgatgtcaacaactacagaccagtatcccttctttcttttctctccaaaactcttgagcgtgccggctttagccaactctcttgctatctctctcagaatgaccttcttgatccaaaccagtcaggtttcaagactggtcattcaactgagactgctcttctctgtgtcacggaggctctccgcactgctaaagctaactctctctcctctgctcttgtccttctagacctatctgctgcctttgatactgtgaaccatcagatcctcctctccaccctctccgagttgggcatctccggcgtggctcactcttggattgcgtcctacctgaccggtcgctcctaccaagtggcgtggcgagaatctgtctctgcaccacatgctctcaccaatggtgtcccccagggctcagttctaggccctctcctattctcgctatacaccaagtcacttggctctgtcatatcctcacatggcctctcctatcattgctacacagacgacacacaactaatcttctcctttcccccttctgataaccaggtggcgaatcgcatctctgcatgtctggcagacatatcagtgtggatgacggatcaccacctcaagctgaacctcggcaagacggagctgctcttcctcccggggaaggactgcccattccatgatctcgccatcacggttgacaactccgttgtgtcctcctcccagagtgcgaagagccttggcgtgaccctggacaacaccctgttgttctcagctaacatcaaggtggtgacccgatcctgtaggttcatgctctacaacattcggagagtatgaccctgccttacacaggaagcggcacaggtcctaatccaggcacttgtcatctcccgtctggattactgcaactcgctgttggctgggctccctgcctgtgccattaaacccctacaactcatccagaatgccgcagcccgtctggtgttcaaccttcccaagttctctcacgtcaccccgctactccacacactccactggcttccagttgaagctcgcatctgctacaagaccaaggtgcttgcctacggagctgtgaggggaacggcacctccgtaccttcaggctctgatcagtccctacacccaaacgagggcattgcgttcatccacctctggcctgctggccccctacctctgcggaagcacagttcccgctcagcccagtcaaaactgttcgctgctctggcaccccaatggtggaacaagctccctcacgacgccaggacagcggagtcactcaccaccttccggagacacttgaaaccccacctctttaaggaatacatgggataggataaagtaatccttctacccccccttaccccaccccacccaaaataaaataaaataataataataataataatatattgtaaagttgttatcccactggctataaggtgaatgcaccaatttgtaagtcgctctggataagagcgtctgctaaatgacgtaaatgtaaatgtaaatgtgcaacATTGCTTAGGCTATACCTATCCAATCAATTATAGACCTGTGCTTACCTCAAGGAAACATGAAAGGAAACCAAGAAGGAAATAAGGAAGGTAACAGCGAAGGATGCATTTCTAAAGTATTCCAACAGGGGCATGGCCCCACTCGGTAAACAGCAATTTCCCAGCCCAGGGTGACGTCCCCTCGGCGCACCCGGATGCATTTCTAAAGTATTCCAACAGGGGCCCCGCTCGATAAGCGGCCATTTCCCAGCCCAAGGTGAAGTCCCCTCGGTGCACCTGGCCCTTAGCTGGAGACAGGAACAGGAGGTTGAGGGAGGTCACCGCACACAACTGACTGGAGGACAGCAGCAGGACACAGAGCCTATTTTTAACTGGAGCTTCTAATTCAGCCAGTCACCCATTTCCTTTTCACAACTCATGGGGGTTTTCATAAGATAGACAGTCAACATATTTTCAGAAGTTGGCTGGTGGGTGTTTCTttggggggaagagagggggtgggagactaATAAACTCTACAGTGACGGAAGTGAAAAAACTAAACATTATGTTTTATGACGTAAACTTTGCTTGTGGTTTACCATGATGTTCCACTGGCTTCTCTTGTAGAGAAAAAACTGTTGTGGGAATATTTTAAGAATACCCTCAAAAGTACTTACTCTCAGAGTTTTCATTCAGAAAAGGAGAACTGATTTGGCCTTAAATGATCTGTCGTCTCAAACAAGTCTGACAAGCCAGATGAAGTTTATATGCTGGACTGGTGTTTGGATTTTCAGTTTGTTACGACAGTTGTGGCAACACTTCAGACAACAATTACCGAACATCTTATTCAAATGATAACCAACATGGTCAAAACACATACAAGCAGAGATATGCAACCACATGCACGGgcatgcgcacacgcacacacacacagagccctgggggactgTAGCTTTATCGCAACATTAGGAGGCTCTCTCTGCCACAGAAAGCCTGCAATGTGTCTGTCCCTTCGCTGCAGTACTGTGAACAGCAAGCAGTGACGCTGATCCCCTTCACTGTGTTACAGTGTCCCCATACAAATATCTCTTACCGAGGCAAACCAAACACAAATTGTGTCTTCACATTGCAGTTGTACATTTTGCATTTGCACATTCACTGCCTTTATTTGCCTGTGCTGACACATCCAGCTCTGGAAAAAGAAATAGAGAACGAAGAGCAAATCTTCTGCTTTACAGAGGGAGACATTTTTAAAAAAGAGCTGCTTGATGTTTGGTGTGTGGTGTTGTGCAGACAGTAAGATACGACAGATAAAGaggcctgtgcgtgtgtgtgtgtgtggtgtgtggtgtgtgtgtgtgtgtttgtgggagtgtttgtgtgtgtgtgtgtggtgtgtgtgtggtgtgtgtgtgtgtgtttgtgggagagtgtgtgtgtgtgtgtgtgtgtgtatgtgtttgtgtttgtgggagagtgtgtgtgtgtgtttgtgggagagagtgtgtgtgtgtgtatgtgtgtgtgtgtgtgtcagctccGCGATGGGGAGAAAAAGATTAGCATTCCTCAATTCATGTCAGACGCTCTGTTTGCTCTGACGATTGTGTTTGTTGTGATGTACCGCCGCAGCAGCCCCCTGCACCGTAACTACACTGTGCTTTTCTACACTGACTAATAACCTTGTCTAAAGGTAAAGTAAGGAACATTTAAAAGAGAAGAGAGATCAACTTCCTGTTGATTCAGCAATGACTAGAACAGACTTGGGGTAATCTGCCAATAGCCGCCTCCCTGATATCAGCTCTTCAAGGGCCAATGAGGCACCACCAAAACCATGCAAGAACCCAATGAGGCTGCACCAAAACCATGCAGGAACCCAATTAGTCAGCACCAAAACCATGCAGGAACCCAATTAGGCAGCACCAAAACCATGCAGGAACCCAATTAGGCAGCACCAAAACCATGCAGGAACCCAATTAGGCAGCACCAAAACCATGCAGGAACTCAATGAGACAGAAGATCAGATAGTTAGAAGAATAAAGAGGGAGGAGTTTTGAGGACATTTCCTCCTGATGAGGACTAGCAAAGGAGGGCTGTTCAAACACAAacatgcacgcaagcacacacacacctgaacaaTTGGCTTTGTTTAGAGGCATCATGTCAGTTTTGGCCAGGAAAAAGCCCTCAAACATTTACCTGCCATTGTCTCCTGTGCCATCCTTTGCCACCCTCTCTTGGCAGTTGGCACACACGGAGGTGCCACTTACCGCCTTGGCAGTTTGTTGAGAAACTGAAGCCCATTTATATTTGTTAGGACATGAGCTCAGCGGGCACATTAGGCCATTGCTTTGGGCTGATCATAAGATCACAAGGCAACACTCTCGCTGCCTTCGCTAGTTATTTTCCCATCAAATATCAAGTGTTTGTAGCCCTGCTGTTGCAATGTCTGCCACAGCACAGTCAGACAGCAACTCAATATAGAACGTGAGGGTAATTTACTACTGCTCATTCTTCATCATCCTTCATAAATGCCCGACATAAAAAGGGTTTGGATGCatgttgtttttgtgtttgttCTTAAATCGCTATGACTATGAACCCAGACAAACCACAGGCTTGTAATGTGGCCACCACAGGCATGacctgcatctgaaatggcaccctattccctatatagtggactacttttgaccatggcccataggtctctggtcaaaagtagtgcactatgtagggaatagggtgccatttgggacacagccatgggaTTGGCATTGTGAATGTGAAGCACCAGGAATAGAGATGATGGTTCTGGAACTCTGACAAATGGCCTGAAACTGTGGAATCTCACGTAACAATGGGAAACAGCAAGAACAGATACCAGTCCAGGGTTCCCCAATAGGCGGCCCGCTGTgagacataaaagactgtaaaatcccCTGAAAATCATctcaaagtgattttaatttaggaaatctgttcctaagtattcccacgcataaataGAAAGGCATATGTGATCGTATCCCAGTGTAATCAAGGTTTTAAAtgatctgtttgggattcttgcagtcaatttgcagtgtacaaattattgaTAACTATGTTCCAGCCCaacgaccatccgctcaaggaaAAATCGGCCCACGGCTGAATGTAATTGGGGACCCATGCACTAACCTATAGATAGCCAGCCACTAGAGCCAGCCAGCTAGTTGTTAACCTCTATGCTTTTCTAAAGCAAtgtgtttttttggggggaagtGCTTCATTCAGTGCTTCATTCAAGGCAGTGCAACTGAAACATACACTAGACTGGAGTGGACACAAATGTTTGGGAGGTACAGTGGAAATAACTTTCTTCCAGGTTAGTAGGTATATACTCAATGACCTCCAGACAGAAACCTTGCTTAGATCagcaaaatataaatgtaaaatgtcacatTGACATTCACTTTCAAAGAGTGTTATCAAAGCTGTAGAAATAAGTCAGGACATTCCGCTGATTCAATACTTGGACAAATGTTACTGACCATGGTGTGGGACTGTTGGTTATCACGTAACAACATGACCTCCAGATAGAAGGGAGGCATGTGAGGacagtgagaaggtgacaacagagtAAGTGGAAATGACAACATGCCACATCCCTGTCACATGCAATGTCCCAAAGCCATCCACGCACGCTGGACACTGCCTGTTTGTCCCAACACTATCCCCtgcctcctctgctctctcccctgcCCTGAGTGGATGAGGATGTGTGATACAGTACAGACATACGCTCTCACTCTCAGGCATTACTGAACTTCACAGAGCTGAACAACAGCAGGCTGCTGCCATAACCCTGGAGGTAGTCCTGTAGCAGTCTGCCCATAGCAAGTGATGCAAACATAATAATAGTTGGTGTGTAgacagtgctgtgtgtgtgtgtgtccataaaaTCACCTTCATTATCCTCAATGCCTCATATCTATAAGCATTGTGTTATGCACTAACAATGATGCATATCATTTTGCATAGTCACTAACAATCTGTGTGACTGTAAGATGTCTAGCCTAAAACCTTATCAGAGATCACAGAGTGCATGTTTGGACCATCTTTTCCATATTATCGCCACTGGCCACATCAAAACCTCAATTTTCGTCGGCAGCTTGATGTGTAATTACGCACATGTTGATTACTTGTATATTACATTGCAGTGGCATATCCTATTGAGACAATTTGGCTACAATGCTTTGACAGCTTAGGACATGGATCCCCGAGCTGTTGTGTAAATAACTGTATTACACTGTGACTGCTTGTCATCTTACCTCCTTGACTTTCTCCCGACGCTGAAGGGTCTGAGGGTCGCTCGGCTTGCCATGTTCGATCCCCAAGGGCGGCTTTAGCAGACATTTTTTAAACTTGTTGTAATCGAAAGAAGTATCCGTGTTGGCACCCTGGTTAGAAGACGAGGTCACTTTCTCATCCTTAGAAACCGAATCCGTTTTAGACCTCGACAGCATCATGTCCTCCAACGCTTCCCCGCCAGCGACTTTCTTATCCGTTTTAGCCTCATTGGTGACAGAGGGCTTGCGGCTCAAGGCTTTGAGTTTTGTGCTTGTCTCCCCTTTGGCCGAGGTGATGCCCCGGAGATGTTCTGGGTCCTTCGCTCCCTTCTTAAGATGCTCCCTTACATCATTCTCAGACTCTACCGTTACTGGCTGGCTCTCCGTCTTTGAGAGAAAAATACGTTTCAAACGGACAGAGTCAGGTAAGAAGAATAAGGCCCCGAAACACAGAGTTACCAAGCCCGAGAGAAAAAGTAGAAACACGAATTTCTGGGATAGGCGAAGACCCATGCCCGATGCCGACACACCGGGCAACTTTCGGAAAACCATTGAAAAATGTGTTCTTTATGATTGCCTAAACTTATTCAGGAGTAGGCTCTAGGCTACAATGGTTAGACAACACTCCACTCTCACACCCTCTCTGCTGGAAAGCTTTTCTATGTGTCTTGTTGCATGTGTAAAAGTTGATATGAGGGGCTGAAAAACACACCCCTGTGACAAACTGATTGCCAGAACTCTCCTTATCGTGCAATCGATTGAACCTGCATAGGCAAAGGTTACCTTTAGCAATCACGTTTGGCAATGAGATCAATAATGTGTACCTTACATTAGCATGTACAGGTTATGACAGTCATAGCACATGCATTTTATGTTTTTCCTCTTTTTCAATATCTCACATTCACAAAGAAAAAGACAGGTTTATAATTAATGCCACTGTGTTTGCGTAATCCGCACTAAATCTATGGATGTAAAATAACGGAATATGCGGAATATACTCTATAATGACACAGAAGTTTCGTTACTTTACGTAGCCTATTGATCATAAAATGCACCCATCACAAAACCAAAGTAAAGTTGATCTTATCTTCATTATTCCAAGGTGTGCCAATCATCAAAAATACATCAACAGATGGTAAAAGAATGCATAGAGCGTCTTTATCAGCAAGTCCGTTCATAGCGGTCCCCGTTGCAGGTCACAGAATGATCTGTAAAAGCGAAGAATCACAAGCACAAGCATCTGGGTTTGTTTCCTGTAAGGTAGGCGGATGCTGCTTCTGTATGAAAACGTATATTTATTAATGCCGCCACCGTCCGTTAGAAATCTGCACGCTCTTCAGCCTCTCATCATATCTCAATACGCAGCACACAACCCACACAGCGAAGGTGAACGAAGACCGTGTCCCATACACGCACGAATTTGTTTTAGCTTCCAAAAATCCGTAGAATGGAGGCTAAGATACAACCATCTAAGAGATATAGTGTAGCTTGCAGTTCAATCCCGTCAAAACACCGTGTCTTCCACCCGCCGTCTACGGTTTGTCTTCTCGTGCGCACCCTTGCTGTACCGTGTTCGCCCGCTTGCTCGCCACCAGCGCAGAGGGGGAGAAAGAATAAATAAAATATAGGCTAGAGTGAAACGAATACTGTTGTTAAACCGAGTGGGTTGATCGGGCTCTCTTGATGGATACCCACCGCGGCTTGTCAAAACATGTTAAAGGTATACGAACCCACAGTCAAAGGGTGACTCGCAGCAGGGGGTTTATCGGGCTCTCTGAGCGGTCAGTTATGAACCAATGgggttgtgggtcctattcccAAAAGTGCAGTATTGAATAATCTAATTTTAGCCTACCGATTGGGTGAGCATATATATCGAAAATATTACAAATATAAAGCTATTTTTAGCcatttagttgttgtttttttgtgccttttttaaatgtatttagggACATAATAATCCCTGGCAGCTGTCATCACTCCATACATTAACAACTCAAAGTAGCCAAAATAGTATTTATGATGAATAAACTACCAAAATGATGTTTATGTCTATAGACATTATAAGACAACATCTAATATGGAAGGTAATAAAATGGATCAGATTAAACATTGGATGTGTAATGAAGAATTGTAGGCTTCCATTGCCTAGAACAGTATGCTGATCACATGCCAAAAGTTCGGAAAGTTCTACCTCTGCATataagaagagaggggagagccGATGATAAATTGCAGACATGCTGTTGTCCAGAGACAAAATAAGATAAATGGTCCCAATTAACATGGTGGTAGCCATTAACTAAAGCTATGCACAGCAGTATCAAACCAACTGGTAGATGGGGAGGGTGTGGTGGGCACCATCAGAGAGTCTACAGGACACCTATAATGCATGAGGAACAAAAAtaccaatttctctctctctctctctctctctctctctctctctctctctctctctctctctctctctctctctctctctctctctctctctctctctctctctctctctctctctctctctctctctctctctctctctctctctctctctctctctctctctctctctctctctctctctctcgcttcttaGTTTGGGGAATCTTGGGTACATCTGCTCAAAGTGACATTGGGCTCAGAATAATGTTAAAATGTGTGTTGAGCAGTTGTTTATGTAATTCTCACGCTCAATTTGACCCCGGAGTCTGACTGTCAACACATATCCCGCTGTAGATGTAATTCAATCAGACTAGCTGCTTGTAATTTGCAGCGAGGCAAGCAAAAGAGGAGAATTAACTGTTAAATGACCCCATGTATTTCTTTGCAacatggtctcagagcatttcttcttattctgtacgtaaatccgacacactccatttagtatgatatgttacgtttcgtatggtattaatttgtggatctCATCATcgatttcatatgatatgttacgaattacaattcgtatgatat contains:
- the LOC123487329 gene encoding mannosyl-oligosaccharide 1,2-alpha-mannosidase IC-like, whose amino-acid sequence is MVFRKLPGVSASGMGLRLSQKFVFLLFLSGLVTLCFGALFFLPDSVRLKRIFLSKTESQPVTVESENDVREHLKKGAKDPEHLRGITSAKGETSTKLKALSRKPSVTNEAKTDKKVAGGEALEDMMLSRSKTDSVSKDEKVTSSSNQGANTDTSFDYNKFKKCLLKPPLGIEHGKPSDPQTLQRREKVKEMCRQITQKKLSVEHATFWSASPGPVRRVSLFVVLFTCTPTCLP